One window of the Zea mays cultivar B73 chromosome 3, Zm-B73-REFERENCE-NAM-5.0, whole genome shotgun sequence genome contains the following:
- the LOC100279859 gene encoding AP-3 complex subunit delta-like: protein MASTPPAPAVAPSLVDTLFQRSLNDLVKSLRADPSAAGEAPAVTRALSEIHREIRAPDAATKSVAVQKLTYLSSLHFAPVSSHPLAFPAIELLASPHLPHKRLAYLAASLSLHPASLSLLPLATHQLHKDLSPSAGAHQHVSALALQLLGSPAAAAAPDLPVHLVHDLVPHLTRGSPRAIAAAARVIAASPSAAVPVLFKPLAACLASPDPRASTAAVAAFCDLSAPPADATPFLPLAPDLYSLLTTSRSNWALIKVLKVFARLAPLESRLAAKIVDPVCQLLTRSAAMSLTFECIRTVLTALPAHDAAVRLAIGKTKEFIAAADDPNLRYLGLLALGMIGPAYASTVNDCWDAIVKSLGDADANIRQEALHLIMGMVNENNIMDIAGILISHVPKSDPEFASDILGAVLAACGHNVYEMVVDFDWYVSLLVDMARTLHCAQGDEIGRQFVDLGLRVQDARPELVRLARSLLIDPALLGNHFLFPVLSAAAWISGEYVDLTKDPVELVEALLQPRTSLLPISVRAVYIHAVFKLITWCFSVYVGRLGDSGMAMDVMFDRLAADQTVSAESNAALGSGEEQDIGASTVLKDPFLHESILYMINLIQTTIGPLINCNEVELQERAHNLIGFIHLVREIQELNKRKVADGDKSSRLKELVEIMRTVFCQELGPVSVNAQMKVAPPDGLILNENLVELAGMVSEDDTTPSASIFFYPCSRHSLDTRDEPAVSIGSSSLSEHRKRHELFYLQTRKTEDEPNDYPQANDSLPSSSNNSVNDDKLKAADLVFPGKKLTAMKSRPKVVKLDAEDFLSSMMPSANVPKEDPLSGVLRDVLFGSDAKALSSQRTSDINLEGMLNKTSSNESSSQQIENLGSHPASCSRTSKEQNNDKVKGTNPPESDGKEPRKHRSSGRSGHRQGKHKHREKSSTQPDAIPQAPVIQDFLL, encoded by the coding sequence ATGGCCTCCACCCCGCCGGCGCCCGCCGTGGCGCCGTCGCTGGTGGACACCCTCTTTCAGCGCTCCCTAAATGACCTCGTCAAGTCCCTCCGAGCCGACCCGTCGGCCGCCGGCGAGGCCCCCGCCGTTACCCGCGCGCTCTCCGAGATCCACCGCGAGATCCGCGCCCCCGACGCCGCCACCAAGTCCGTCGCGGTGCAGAAGCTCACGTACCTCTCCTCCCTCCACTTCGCCCCCGTCTCCTCCCACCCGCTCGCCTTCCCCGCCATCGAGCTTCTGGCCTCGCCGCACCTCCCCCACAAGCGCCTGGCCTACCTCGCCGCATCTCTCTCGCTCCACCCGGCCTCGCTCTCCCTGCTCCCGCTCGCCACGCACCAGCTCCACAAGGACCTCTCCCCCTCCGCTGGCGCCCACCAGCACGTCTCTGCGCTCGCGCTCCAGCTCCTCGGCTCACCCGCCGCGGCTGCCGCTCCCGACCTCCCGGTTCACCTCGTGCACGACCTCGTGCCACACCTCACCCGCGGCAGCCCCCGCGCTATTGCCGCCGCCGCGCGCGTCATAGCTGCCTCTCCGTCCGCGGCCGTGCCGGTCCTCTTCAAGCCGCTCGCAGCCTGTCTCGCCTCTCCCGATCCTCGGGCGTCCACGGCTGCTGTGGCAGCCTTCTGTGACCTATCGGCGCCGCCTGCTGACGCGACTCCTTTTCTGCCGCTTGCGCCCGACCTCTACAGCCTGCTCACCACCTCCCGATCCAACTGGGCGCTCATCAAGGTGCTCAAGGTGTTTGCGCGACTGGCTCCTCTCGAGTCCCGCCTGGCAGCTAAAATTGTCGACCCGGTCTGCCAGCTCCTCACTCGATCTGCGGCCATGTCACTGACCTTTGAGTGCATCCGTACGGTACTCACTGCACTGCCAGCACATGATGCCGCAGTCCGCCTTGCCATTGGGAAAACCAAGGAGTTCATTGCTGCTGCTGATGACCCCAACCTTCGGTACCTTGGGCTTCTGGCTCTTGGTATGATTGGCCCAGCATATGCATCCACAGTGAATGATTGTTGGGATGCTATTGTGAAGTCACTGGGTGATGCTGACGCGAACATTCGCCAGGAGGCATTGCATCTTATTATGGGGATGGTTAATGAAAACAACATCATGGACATTGCTGGTATCCTGATCAGTCATGTTCCAAAGTCAGACCCAGAGTTCGCAAGTGACATTCTTGGGGCTGTTCTAGCAGCATGTGGGCATAATGTGTATGAGATGGTGGTGGATTTTGATTGGTATGTTTCACTCCttgtggatatggcaagaactctGCATTGTGCCCAGGGGGATGAGATTGGTCGGCAGTTTGTTGATTTAGGACTGAGAGTGCAGGATGCGCGGCCAGAGCTTGTCCGTTTAGCTCGAAGTCTTCTGATTGATCCTGCTTTGCTTGGAAATCACTTCCTCTTCCCTGTTCTTTCAGCGGCTGCATGGATTTCTGGTGAGTATGTGGACTTAACGAAGGATCCTGTTGAGCTTGTTGAAGCACTGTTGCAACCAAGGACCAGCCTCCTGCCAATTTCAGTGAGAGCTGTCTACATCCATGCAGTATTTAAATTGATTACGTGGTGTTTCAGTGTGTATGTTGGGAGATTGGGTGATTCAGGCATGGCAATGGATGTCATGTTTGACAGGTTAGCTGCTGATCAAACTGTTAGTGCGGAAAGCAATGCTGCACTTGGGTCTGGTGAAGAGCAAGATATTGGGGCGAGCACAGTACTAAAGGACCCTTTTTTGCATGAATCAATACTTTACATGATTAACCTGATTCAAACAACAATTGGTCCACTCATTAACTGCAATGAAGTAGAACTCCAGGAGAGAGCACACAACCTGATTGGTTTTATCCATTTAGTAAGAGAAATTCAAGAGTTGAACAAAAGGAAGGTTGCTGACGGTGACAAGTCAAGCAGGTTAAAAGAGCTTGTTGAGATTATGCGGACAGTATTCTGTCAAGAACTAGGTCCTGTTTCTGTGAATGCACAGATGAAAGTGGCCCCTCCAGATGGCCTTATCCTGAATGAAAATCTTGTTGAACTTGCTGGCATGGTGAGTGAAGATGATACTACTCCCTCAGCTTCAATATTTTTCTATCCTTGCAGTCGTCATTCTTTAGATACCAGAGACGAGCCTGCAGTGTCAATTGGTTCTTCATCTCTTTCTGAGCATCGCAAGAGGCATGAACTCTTTTATCTCCAAACAAGGAAAACTGAGGATGAGCCAAATGATTACCCTCAAGCTAACGATTCTCTACCATCTTCTAGCAATAATTCTGTTAATGACGACAAGTTGAAGGCTGCTGACCTTGTATTTCCTGGGAAAAAGTTGACAGCCATGAAGTCCAGACCAAAAGTAGTTAAGTTGGATGCTGAGGATTTCCTCAGTTCTATGATGCCTAGTGCAAATGTTCCGAAAGAAGACCCCTTGTCTGGTGTTCTGCGTGATGTGCTCTTCGGTAGTGATGCTAAGGCATTGTCTTCACAAAGGACTTCAGATATAAACTTGGAAGGAATGCTAAACAAAACAAGCAGTAATGAATCTAGCTCTCAGCAGATAGAGAATTTAGGAAGCCATCCCGCTTCATGTTCTAGAACAAGCAAGGAACAAAACAATGATAAAGTGAAAGGTACAAATCCTCCTGAAAGTGATGGCAAAGAACCAAGAAAGCACAGAAGCTCTGGTAGAAGTGGACATCGTCAAGGAAAACATAAGCATAGAGAAAAGTCTAGTACTCAGCCTGATGCTATACCTCAAGCTCCAGTCATTCAAGATTTCCTTCTGTAG